The following are encoded in a window of Carassius auratus strain Wakin chromosome 6, ASM336829v1, whole genome shotgun sequence genomic DNA:
- the LOC113096077 gene encoding uncharacterized protein LOC113096077 has product MQTAKVSDTPVEFVVEYLLKAKEVAENNVNVPAELRDNLQKALDIACGLDGYLEQMSSQESEPLAELYRKSISHDWNKVHEDGKTLFRLPVTCITGQVEGQVLKMLVHMSKAKRVLEIGMFTGYGALSMAEALPENGQLIACELEPYLKDFAQPIFDKSPHGKKISVRTGPAMDTLKELAAVGEQFDMVFIDADKHNYINYYKFLLDHNLLRIDGVICVDNTLFKGRVYLKDSADDFGKALQDFNQFVTNDPRVEQVIIPLRDGLTIIRRVPYTPQANTQLKSTVTYDEVFRGVQGKQVLDRLRLDGKVAYVTGAGQGIGRAFAHALGEAGAKVAIIDMDKAKAEIVAHELTLKGISSMAVSADISKPEDVQKMIDDIVSKWGTIHIACNNAGINKNSASEDTSLEEWDQTFNVNLRGTFMCCQAAGHVMLKQGYGKIINTASMASLIVPHPQKQLSYNTSKAGVVKLTQTLGTEWIDRGVRVNCISPGIVDTPLIHSESLEPLVQRWLSDIPAGRLAQVTDLQAAVVYLASDASDYMTGHNLVIEGGQSLW; this is encoded by the exons ATGCAGACAGCAAAAG TTTCAGACACCCCTGTGGAGTTTGTTGTTGAGTACCTGCTGAAGGCTAAAGAGGTCGCTgagaataatgtaaatgttccCGCTGAGCTGCGTGATAATCTTCAGAAGGCCCTGGACATCGCTTGTGGACTGGATGGTTACCTTGAACAAATGAGCAGCCAGGAGAGTGAACCATTGGCTGAGTTGTATAG GAAATCAATTTCTCATGACTGGAATAAGGTACATGAGGATGGAAAAACCTTATTCAGGCTTCCTGTTACATGCATCACTGGACAGGTAGAAG GTCAGGTATTAAAGATGCTGGTCCATATGAGCAAAGCGAAGAGGGTCTTAGAAATAGGAATGTTCACAGGATATGGGGCCTTGTCAATGGCGGAGGCCTTACCAGAGAATGGACAACTTATTGCCTGTGAGCTTGAGCCTTACCTGAAAGACTTTGCACAACCTATATTTGACAAGTCTCCCCATGGTAAAAAGATATCTGTGAGGACGGGACCTGCTATGGATACCCTGAAG GAATTAGCTGCAGTGGGAGAGCAGTTCGACATGGTTTTCATTGATGCAGACAAACATAACTACATCAATTATTACAAGTTCCTGCTGGACCATAACCTGCTGCGGATAGATGGTGTTATATGTGTAGACAACACACTGTTTAAAGGGAGAGTTTACCTCAAGGACTCAGCAGATGATTTCGGAAAAGCCTTGCAAGATTTTAATCAATTTGTCACAAATGATCCTCGAGTTGAGCAG GTTATTATTCCTCTGAGAGATGGCCTCACTATAATACGAAGAGTGCCCTACACACCTCAGGCAAACACACAGCTGAAG AGCACAGTGACCTATGATGAGGTTTTCCGAGGAGTTCAAGGGAAGCAGGTGCTGGACAGGTTACGTTTGGATGGAAAAGTGGCCTATGTGACTGGGGCCGGTCAGGGCATCGGCAGGGCCTTCGCACATGCTCTTGGAGAGGCTGGAGCCAAAGTGGCCATCATAGACATGGACAAAGCAAAGGCAGAGATTGTGGCCCATGAACTGACCTTGAAAG GCATTTCCAGCATGGCTGTGTCCGCGGACATTAGCAAACCAGAGGACGTTCAGAAGATGATTGATGACATTGTTTCAAAATGGGGCACAATTCACATTGCTTGTAACAACGCTGGCATCAACAAAAACTCTGCTAGTGAGGACACTAGTCTAGAAGAATGGGACCAAACCTTTAACGTTAACCTCAGAGGGACTTTCATGTGTTGCCAG GCGGCCGGTCATGTCATGCTGAAGCAAGGATATGGCAAGATAATCAACACAGCTTCCATGGCCAGTTTAATAG TGCCGCATCCGCAGAAGCAGCTGTCCTATAACACATCCAAAGCTGGGGTGGTAAAGCTCACACAAACCCTAGGCACAGAGTGGATCGACCGAGGTGTTCGAGTCAATTGCATCTCCCC TGGTATTGTTGACACCCCTCTCATCCATTCAGAGAGTCTGGAGCCTCTAGTTCAGCGCTGGCTGTCAGATATCCCAGCCGGACGACTGGCTCAAGTGACAGACCTCCAAGCTGCAGTGGTATACTTGGCATCTGACGCCTCTGACTACATGACAGGGCATAACTTAGTCATAGAGGGTGGTCAGAGTCTGTGGTAA